In Notamacropus eugenii isolate mMacEug1 chromosome 1, mMacEug1.pri_v2, whole genome shotgun sequence, one genomic interval encodes:
- the LOC140503926 gene encoding N-acetylglucosamine-1-phosphodiester alpha-N-acetylglucosaminidase-like isoform X2: MSARRPGDVTVCPLGWYGPSCQHACMCESSCPYDPKTGYCNLTSTVQDILSQVGQCLAPSMVRKRNEEHLYFTKTAWLSLTLALGLLLLLSAAANVTFVLGSRASRRRLDGEYAYHPLQEMNGELQSLEKEPQGDPTLSIKDSKQ, translated from the exons ATGTCAGCTCGACGACCGGGGGACGTGACAG TGTGTCCCTTGGGTTGGTACGGCCCAAGTTGCCAGCATGCTTGCATGTGTGAGAGCTCATGTCCCTATGACCCCAAGACTGGCTACTGCAACCTTACCTCCACTGTGCAGGACATCCTCTCCCAAG TTGGCCAGTGTCTTGCACCTTCCATGGTACGAAAAAGGAATGAAGAACACCTCTACTTCACCAA GACAGCCTGGCTATCTCTCACGTTGGCCCTGGGCCTCTTGCTGCTACTCAGTGCTGCTGCTAATGTGACTTTTGTCCTTGGCTCCAGAGCATCCAGGAGGCGCCTGGATGGAGAGTATGCTTACCACCCATTGCAGGAAATGAATGGGGAGCTGCAATCCCTTGAGAAAGAGCCACAAGGAGACCCCACCCTCAGCATTAAGGACTCAAAACAATGA
- the LOC140503900 gene encoding UPF0764 protein C16orf89 homolog isoform X2: MGRMILTALEKATSFLEKRFRELNLDGVSGFWILEVQLNGVLEKWGQEPALKPLSLRVEKIVKKLLPLITRATIYLKLSDSKYLEEFQETLQPGFWNLPPSWSHTNTSMIYSKTDKSDPFSEELSDSCLMLLLGTEKEGLQPCTVTDLCRELMTKPGCMGYALSHQLIYFLFAKMKGCSDGLFLQSKYYMDILCANMMALNLKTEEIEFPFLDRDLFMENIMFCGLSGYSDFYKPRWLQAILTWQQPKEGCFGKSYDNRKQLPRVGEDEQQSLRRAKRREKGFSDGCSSHNTAVAVAALGGFLYHSAEHSPTIAKPH, translated from the exons ATGGGCAGGATGATCCTTACTGCCCTGGAGAAAGCCACCTCATTCCTGGAGAAGAGATTCAGGGAGCTTAACCTGGATGGAGTGTCAGGATTCTGGATACTGGAAG TGCAACTAAATGGTGTCTTGGAGAAATGGGGCCAGGAGCCTGCCCTGAAGCCCCTGAGCCTGAGGGTAGAGAAGATAGTGAAGAAGCTGTTGCCACTCATCACCAGAGCCACAATCTATCTCAAGCTCAGTGACTCTAAATACTTAGAAG AATTTCAAGAGACTTTACAGCCAGGATTTTGGAATCTCCCTCCTTCATGGAGTCACACAAACACCTCCATGATCTACTCCAAGACTGATAAATCAGATCCTTTTTCAGAAGAATTAAGTGATTCATGCCTGATGCTCTTACTAGGAACTGA GAAGGAGGGCTTACAGCCCTGCACTGTCACTGACCTCTGCAGAGAGCTCATGACTAAGCCTGGCTGCATGGGCTACGCACTGTCACACCAGCTCATCTATTTCCTGTTTGCCAAAATG AAAGGATGCTCAGATGGTCTGTTCCTTCAATCCAAATACTACATGGATATTCTGTGTGCTAACATGATGGCATTGAACTTGAAAACTGAAGAAATTGAATTCCCATTTCTTGATCGAGATCTCTTCATGGAAAATA TCATGTTCTGTGGACTTTCTGGATACTCAGATTTCTACAAGCCTAGATGGCTACAGGCTATTCTTACCTGGCAGCAACCTAAGGAGGGATGCTTTGGGAAGTCTT ATGACAATAGAAAGCAATTACCCAGAGTTGGTGAAGACGAACAACAatcactgagaagagctaagaggagagagaaaggatttTCAG ATGGGTGTTCTTCCCACAATACAGCTGTGGCAGTTGCAGCCTTGGGTGGCTTCCTTTATCACTCTGCAGAACATTCACCAACCATCGCCAAGCCTCATTAA
- the LOC140503900 gene encoding UPF0764 protein C16orf89 homolog isoform X1, with translation MYLMGLLLLLLPSLFPPLSLQQDLSESKVAMGRMILTALEKATSFLEKRFRELNLDGVSGFWILEVQLNGVLEKWGQEPALKPLSLRVEKIVKKLLPLITRATIYLKLSDSKYLEEFQETLQPGFWNLPPSWSHTNTSMIYSKTDKSDPFSEELSDSCLMLLLGTEKEGLQPCTVTDLCRELMTKPGCMGYALSHQLIYFLFAKMKGCSDGLFLQSKYYMDILCANMMALNLKTEEIEFPFLDRDLFMENIMFCGLSGYSDFYKPRWLQAILTWQQPKEGCFGKSYDNRKQLPRVGEDEQQSLRRAKRREKGFSDGCSSHNTAVAVAALGGFLYHSAEHSPTIAKPH, from the exons ATGTACCTAatggggctgctgctgctgctgctgccatcacTGTTTCCACCACTCTCTCTCCAACAGGACCTCTCTGAGAGCAAGGTGGCCATGGGCAGGATGATCCTTACTGCCCTGGAGAAAGCCACCTCATTCCTGGAGAAGAGATTCAGGGAGCTTAACCTGGATGGAGTGTCAGGATTCTGGATACTGGAAG TGCAACTAAATGGTGTCTTGGAGAAATGGGGCCAGGAGCCTGCCCTGAAGCCCCTGAGCCTGAGGGTAGAGAAGATAGTGAAGAAGCTGTTGCCACTCATCACCAGAGCCACAATCTATCTCAAGCTCAGTGACTCTAAATACTTAGAAG AATTTCAAGAGACTTTACAGCCAGGATTTTGGAATCTCCCTCCTTCATGGAGTCACACAAACACCTCCATGATCTACTCCAAGACTGATAAATCAGATCCTTTTTCAGAAGAATTAAGTGATTCATGCCTGATGCTCTTACTAGGAACTGA GAAGGAGGGCTTACAGCCCTGCACTGTCACTGACCTCTGCAGAGAGCTCATGACTAAGCCTGGCTGCATGGGCTACGCACTGTCACACCAGCTCATCTATTTCCTGTTTGCCAAAATG AAAGGATGCTCAGATGGTCTGTTCCTTCAATCCAAATACTACATGGATATTCTGTGTGCTAACATGATGGCATTGAACTTGAAAACTGAAGAAATTGAATTCCCATTTCTTGATCGAGATCTCTTCATGGAAAATA TCATGTTCTGTGGACTTTCTGGATACTCAGATTTCTACAAGCCTAGATGGCTACAGGCTATTCTTACCTGGCAGCAACCTAAGGAGGGATGCTTTGGGAAGTCTT ATGACAATAGAAAGCAATTACCCAGAGTTGGTGAAGACGAACAACAatcactgagaagagctaagaggagagagaaaggatttTCAG ATGGGTGTTCTTCCCACAATACAGCTGTGGCAGTTGCAGCCTTGGGTGGCTTCCTTTATCACTCTGCAGAACATTCACCAACCATCGCCAAGCCTCATTAA
- the LOC140503926 gene encoding uncharacterized protein isoform X3 — protein MPLRSAGARMELVMTLFKETAPAFQGDTCAEEGLQPPASRSKRNWCVPWVGTAQVASMLACVRAHVPMTPRLATATLPPLCRTSSPKLASVLHLPWYEKGMKNTSTSPRQPGYLSRWPWASCCYSVLLLM, from the exons ATGCCACTCCGAAGTGCCGGTGCCAGAATGGAGCTGGTTATGACCCTATTCAAGGAAACTGCACCTGCCTTCCAAGGAGATACCTGTGCTGAGGAAGGACTGCAGCCTCCAGCCTCTAGAAGCAAGAGAAATTGG TGTGTCCCTTGGGTTGGTACGGCCCAAGTTGCCAGCATGCTTGCATGTGTGAGAGCTCATGTCCCTATGACCCCAAGACTGGCTACTGCAACCTTACCTCCACTGTGCAGGACATCCTCTCCCAAG TTGGCCAGTGTCTTGCACCTTCCATGGTACGAAAAAGGAATGAAGAACACCTCTACTTCACCAA GACAGCCTGGCTATCTCTCACGTTGGCCCTGGGCCTCTTGCTGCTACTCAGTGCTGCTGCTAATGTGA
- the LOC140503926 gene encoding N-acetylglucosamine-1-phosphodiester alpha-N-acetylglucosaminidase-like isoform X1, with protein sequence MQKGGLCAVSLLSSALSSVCPLGWYGPSCQHACMCESSCPYDPKTGYCNLTSTVQDILSQVGQCLAPSMVRKRNEEHLYFTKTAWLSLTLALGLLLLLSAAANVTFVLGSRASRRRLDGEYAYHPLQEMNGELQSLEKEPQGDPTLSIKDSKQ encoded by the exons ATGCAGAAAGGTGGTCTCTGTGCTGTGTCTTTACTCTCCTCCGCCCTCTCTTCAGTGTGTCCCTTGGGTTGGTACGGCCCAAGTTGCCAGCATGCTTGCATGTGTGAGAGCTCATGTCCCTATGACCCCAAGACTGGCTACTGCAACCTTACCTCCACTGTGCAGGACATCCTCTCCCAAG TTGGCCAGTGTCTTGCACCTTCCATGGTACGAAAAAGGAATGAAGAACACCTCTACTTCACCAA GACAGCCTGGCTATCTCTCACGTTGGCCCTGGGCCTCTTGCTGCTACTCAGTGCTGCTGCTAATGTGACTTTTGTCCTTGGCTCCAGAGCATCCAGGAGGCGCCTGGATGGAGAGTATGCTTACCACCCATTGCAGGAAATGAATGGGGAGCTGCAATCCCTTGAGAAAGAGCCACAAGGAGACCCCACCCTCAGCATTAAGGACTCAAAACAATGA
- the LOC140503926 gene encoding N-acetylglucosamine-1-phosphodiester alpha-N-acetylglucosaminidase-like isoform X4 — protein MCESSCPYDPKTGYCNLTSTVQDILSQVGQCLAPSMVRKRNEEHLYFTKTAWLSLTLALGLLLLLSAAANVTFVLGSRASRRRLDGEYAYHPLQEMNGELQSLEKEPQGDPTLSIKDSKQ, from the exons ATGTGTGAGAGCTCATGTCCCTATGACCCCAAGACTGGCTACTGCAACCTTACCTCCACTGTGCAGGACATCCTCTCCCAAG TTGGCCAGTGTCTTGCACCTTCCATGGTACGAAAAAGGAATGAAGAACACCTCTACTTCACCAA GACAGCCTGGCTATCTCTCACGTTGGCCCTGGGCCTCTTGCTGCTACTCAGTGCTGCTGCTAATGTGACTTTTGTCCTTGGCTCCAGAGCATCCAGGAGGCGCCTGGATGGAGAGTATGCTTACCACCCATTGCAGGAAATGAATGGGGAGCTGCAATCCCTTGAGAAAGAGCCACAAGGAGACCCCACCCTCAGCATTAAGGACTCAAAACAATGA
- the LOC140503973 gene encoding protein-lysine N-methyltransferase EEF2KMT-like: protein MSDIFLHFLLFEQILEDKLKNSLHYELLLNILQRTVLHPLCVKHPPPVKYTRCFLSELIKKHEAAHTEPLDELYEALAEILSAEESTQCHRSYLLPSGNSVSLSESTAIISQGTTGLVTWDAALYFAEWAIENPATFTNRTVLELGSGVGFTGLAICKMCSPKAYIFSDCQSQVLQHLRGNILLNGFLLMPDDAAPLQPSVSTLVSPKPTVTAVQLDWDLVTTEQLYVFQPDVSIAAGTDQDRSS from the exons ATGTctgacatttttcttcattttttactcTTTGAACAGATTCTTGAAGACAAATTAAAGAATTCATTGCATTATGAGCTGCTGCTGAATATTTTacagagg ACTGTCCTGCATCCACTGTGTGTGAAACATCCACCACCAGTGAAATACACTCGATGCTTCCTCTCTGAGCTAATTAAGAAG CATGAAGCTGCTCACACAGAGCCTTTGGATGAGCTCTATGAAGCCTTAGCTGAAATTCTTTCTGCCGAGGAATCCACCCAGTGCCACCGGAGTTACTTGCTG ccCTCTGGAAATTCAGTCTCACTCTCTGAAAGTACAGCAATCATTTCTCAGGGGACCACAGGCCTAGTCACATGGGATGCTGCTCTCTACTTCGCAGAATGGGCCATAGAAAACCCAGCAACCTTCACTAACAG AACAGtcttggaacttggaagtggagtTGGTTTTACAGGCCTGGCTATTTGCAAGATGTGCTCTCCCAAAGCATACATCTTCAGTGACTGTCAGAGTCAGGTTCTTCAGCATCTCAGAGGAAATATCCTCCTAAATGGCTTCTTGCTAATGCCAGATGACGCAGCCCCCCTGCAACCTTCAGTCAGTACATTGGTCTCGCCAAAACCCACCGTGACGGCTGTTCAGTTGGACTGGGATCTAGTGACTACAGAACAACTGTACGTCTTCCAGCCGG